The proteins below come from a single Staphylococcus sp. MI 10-1553 genomic window:
- the ytpR gene encoding YtpR family tRNA-binding protein gives MNLFFNPTGVGNVAFLQLEQGEGPFEYERHGDVIAIKNNQKIVGFNLFEATNHLNIDGVGHIKLTETLLAEIQKMIDNTDLDYQIEADLSPKFVVGYVQSKEKHPNADKLSIVQVDVGTETLQIVCGAPNIDQGQKVVVAKVGAVMPSGMIIKDAELRGVPSSGMVCSMKELNLPNAPQEKGIMVLDDHYRVGQPFFDE, from the coding sequence ATGAATTTGTTTTTTAATCCAACTGGTGTAGGAAATGTGGCATTTTTACAACTTGAACAAGGCGAAGGACCATTTGAGTATGAACGTCATGGTGATGTCATCGCTATTAAAAACAATCAAAAAATTGTAGGTTTTAATTTATTTGAAGCGACAAATCATTTAAATATTGATGGTGTCGGGCATATTAAATTAACGGAGACATTGCTTGCAGAGATTCAAAAAATGATTGATAACACCGACCTTGATTATCAAATTGAGGCAGACTTGTCACCAAAGTTTGTAGTAGGTTATGTTCAATCGAAAGAAAAACACCCAAATGCGGATAAATTAAGTATTGTTCAAGTAGATGTAGGCACTGAAACATTGCAAATCGTTTGCGGTGCACCTAATATTGATCAAGGTCAAAAGGTCGTTGTCGCAAAAGTTGGCGCGGTCATGCCAAGTGGTATGATCATTAAAGATGCAGAATTAAGAGGTGTCCCTTCAAGTGGGATGGTATGTTCAATGAAAGAGTTGAATTTACCGAATGCGCCACAAGAGAAAGGGATTATGGTATTAGATGATCATTATCGAGTAGGTCAACCATTTTTTGATGAATAG
- a CDS encoding thioredoxin family protein translates to MIQLESEQQFKDFANDNTVFLFSANWCGDCRVIEPGLPELEEKYAHFKFVKVDRDEFIDLAIEHDIMGIPSFLVYQNGQQVGSYIGKERKTIEQIDAFLSQF, encoded by the coding sequence ATGATTCAATTAGAAAGCGAACAACAATTTAAAGACTTTGCCAACGACAATACTGTATTTTTATTTAGCGCAAATTGGTGTGGTGACTGTCGTGTCATTGAACCAGGATTGCCTGAGTTAGAAGAGAAATATGCACATTTTAAATTCGTGAAAGTCGACCGCGATGAATTTATTGATTTAGCGATTGAACACGATATTATGGGCATTCCAAGCTTCCTTGTATATCAAAATGGACAACAAGTCGGTTCATACATTGGTAAAGAAAGAAAAACAATTGAACAGATTGACGCATTCCTCAGTCAATTTTAA
- a CDS encoding YtnP family quorum-quenching lactonase — protein MQLGKFQIDSLNGGFTQMDGGAIFGVVPKPLWERQYPVNDKNQVPLTTYPILIRTGDKNILIDTGIGNGKLTEKQLRNYGVRYESDIDASLAQFSLTREDIDIVLMTHMHFDHATGLTDANGQAQFPNAWHYVQQDEWHEFIAPNIRSQATYWPMNRGTYEAKLILFEDDIEPYPGIKMKHTGGHSFGHAVIEIESEGEKAVHMADILSTTAHRNPLWVSAYDDYPMQSIREKERLTHYYVAHQYWFLFYHDVQHFAAKLSHDLKSVEASILRENVD, from the coding sequence ATGCAATTAGGCAAGTTTCAAATTGATTCATTAAACGGAGGATTTACACAGATGGACGGCGGGGCTATTTTTGGTGTCGTTCCTAAACCGTTATGGGAACGTCAATATCCAGTGAATGATAAGAACCAAGTCCCATTAACGACTTACCCCATACTCATTCGAACTGGAGATAAAAATATTTTAATCGATACAGGGATTGGCAATGGAAAATTAACCGAAAAGCAATTGCGAAATTACGGTGTACGATATGAATCGGACATTGATGCATCACTCGCACAATTCTCTCTAACACGTGAGGATATTGATATCGTGTTGATGACGCATATGCATTTTGATCATGCGACAGGTTTAACAGATGCGAATGGTCAAGCCCAATTTCCTAATGCGTGGCACTATGTTCAACAAGATGAATGGCATGAATTTATTGCCCCTAATATTCGGAGTCAAGCGACGTATTGGCCGATGAATAGAGGAACATATGAAGCAAAATTGATTCTGTTTGAAGATGACATAGAACCTTATCCAGGAATTAAAATGAAACATACAGGTGGCCATAGTTTCGGTCATGCAGTCATCGAGATTGAAAGTGAAGGCGAAAAGGCTGTGCATATGGCTGATATTTTAAGTACGACCGCACATCGCAATCCATTATGGGTATCTGCTTATGATGATTATCCTATGCAATCTATCCGTGAAAAAGAGCGACTCACACATTATTATGTCGCGCATCAATATTGGTTTTTGTTTTATCACGATGTCCAACATTTTGCGGCGAAATTGAGTCATGACTTAAAAAGTGTCGAAGCGTCTATTTTACGTGAGAATGTTGATTAA
- the murC gene encoding UDP-N-acetylmuramate--L-alanine ligase yields the protein MTRYHFVGIKGAGMSSLAQIIYDLGYEVQGSDIDQYVFTEIALKNKGIQILPFDADNIKEGLTIIQGNAFKDTHEEIARAHEHGLKVIRYHDFLSEVINEYVSVAVTGAHGKTSTTGLLSHVMNGDKKTSFLIGDGTGMGLPQSEYFAFEACEYRRHFLSYSPDYAIITNIDFDHPDYFKDVDDVINAFQGMAKNVKKAIIAWGDDPYVKNIEVDIPVYYYGFDASMDVYAQNIEVTGRGTEFDVYVKGEFYGHFISPQYGDHNILNALAVLTISYLENLNIDNIKEALITFGGVKRRFNETFAQNQVLVDDYAHHPREISATIETARKKYPNKEVVAIFQPHTFSRTKAFLQEFADVLNLADQTYLCDIFGSIRENQGELSINDLLKLVDGAYLIDEDSVEQLQRHDNAVLLFMGAGDIQKILKAYMEKIGVEQQF from the coding sequence ATGACACGATACCATTTTGTTGGTATAAAAGGTGCTGGTATGAGCTCATTAGCACAGATTATTTATGATCTTGGTTATGAAGTTCAAGGATCAGACATCGACCAGTACGTTTTTACTGAAATTGCATTAAAAAATAAAGGCATTCAAATTTTACCTTTTGATGCGGACAATATTAAAGAAGGGCTAACGATCATTCAAGGTAATGCCTTCAAAGATACACATGAAGAAATCGCTCGCGCACATGAACACGGATTAAAAGTCATTCGCTATCATGATTTTTTAAGTGAAGTGATTAATGAATATGTTTCTGTGGCAGTAACAGGTGCCCATGGTAAAACTTCGACAACAGGGCTACTTTCTCATGTTATGAATGGGGATAAAAAGACATCCTTTTTAATTGGTGATGGGACTGGTATGGGCTTGCCACAAAGTGAATATTTTGCATTTGAAGCGTGTGAATATCGGCGTCACTTTTTAAGTTATTCACCAGATTACGCCATTATTACGAACATTGATTTCGATCATCCAGACTACTTTAAAGATGTAGATGATGTCATCAATGCATTCCAAGGCATGGCGAAAAATGTGAAAAAGGCGATTATTGCATGGGGCGATGATCCATACGTTAAAAATATCGAAGTAGATATTCCAGTGTATTACTATGGTTTTGATGCGTCGATGGATGTTTATGCGCAAAATATTGAAGTTACAGGCCGCGGTACAGAATTCGATGTGTATGTCAAAGGCGAATTCTATGGCCATTTTATTTCACCGCAATATGGCGATCACAATATTTTGAATGCATTAGCCGTATTAACGATTAGTTATCTTGAAAACTTAAATATTGATAACATTAAAGAAGCATTAATCACATTTGGTGGTGTGAAACGTCGCTTTAATGAAACATTTGCTCAAAATCAAGTGTTAGTTGATGATTATGCACACCATCCAAGGGAAATTAGTGCTACAATTGAGACAGCTAGAAAAAAATATCCAAATAAAGAAGTAGTGGCTATATTCCAGCCACATACTTTCTCTAGAACGAAAGCATTTTTACAAGAGTTTGCAGATGTGTTAAACCTTGCAGATCAAACGTATCTTTGTGATATATTTGGTTCCATTCGTGAAAATCAAGGCGAGTTATCTATTAATGATTTATTAAAATTAGTCGATGGCGCGTATTTGATTGATGAGGATAGCGTGGAACAACTGCAAAGGCACGACAACGCTGTACTTTTATTTATGGGTGCGGGAGATATTCAAAAAATTCTTAAAGCCTACATGGAAAAAATTGGCGTTGAACAGCAGTTTTAA
- a CDS encoding phosphotransferase family protein: MEQFYQLGWTLDSAGGASGEAYMAEQDGQKLFLKRNSNPFIAALSAEGIVPKLVWTKRIETGEVVTAQHWKNGRELESQEMAQDRVAHLLKKIHQSKPLLTMLKRMEMAPITPEIMLHKINASLSRDVLTHHIVRKALTYLEDHMPEFDPRFYTVVHGDVNHNNWLLSDKDELFLVDWEGAMIADPAIDIGMLLYNYVPETQWSSWFDTYEVKETMNLKKRMKWYTVIQSIGMIQWNEEHKRYKDMNTWLKFLNEVMKSNVFI; this comes from the coding sequence GTGGAGCAGTTTTATCAGTTAGGATGGACGCTTGACTCGGCTGGTGGTGCATCTGGTGAAGCTTATATGGCTGAGCAAGATGGTCAAAAGTTGTTTTTGAAACGTAATTCCAATCCATTTATCGCTGCATTATCAGCAGAAGGCATCGTACCTAAGCTGGTTTGGACGAAACGTATCGAAACAGGCGAAGTTGTGACGGCCCAACATTGGAAAAATGGGCGTGAACTTGAATCGCAAGAAATGGCCCAAGATCGTGTGGCACATTTGTTGAAAAAAATTCATCAGTCAAAACCATTGTTAACGATGTTGAAGCGTATGGAGATGGCGCCTATCACCCCTGAAATTATGTTGCATAAAATTAATGCCTCATTGTCTCGTGATGTGTTGACGCATCATATCGTGAGAAAGGCTTTAACGTATCTTGAAGACCATATGCCGGAGTTTGATCCTCGTTTTTATACGGTTGTTCACGGTGATGTCAATCATAATAACTGGCTTTTATCAGATAAAGATGAACTCTTTCTTGTCGATTGGGAAGGCGCGATGATTGCTGACCCTGCCATTGACATCGGTATGCTGCTCTACAACTACGTGCCTGAAACGCAATGGTCGAGTTGGTTTGACACGTATGAAGTGAAAGAAACGATGAATTTAAAAAAACGTATGAAATGGTATACGGTGATTCAGTCTATTGGTATGATTCAGTGGAACGAAGAGCATAAACGTTATAAAGATATGAATACTTGGCTCAAATTCTTAAATGAAGTCATGAAGAGTAATGTATTTATTTAA
- the dat gene encoding D-amino-acid transaminase produces the protein MTKVLINESFVEESEAKVAFNDRGYNFGDGIYEYVRIYDNKLFTAKEHFERLLRSANEIGLELNYTVESLTELVRELAQVNDVINGGVYMQVTRGAAPRDHAFPTPSVEPVLTAFVKSYDRPFKALEEGVSVVTTDDIRWLRCDIKSLNLLGNVLAKEYATKYNATEAVQHRDGTVTEGASSNVYAIKDGVVYTHPANNLILNGITRQVIKWICDDEQITFKDEAFSLAFLKDADEVIISSTSAEVMPVVKIDGELVKDGKVGPITRRLQEGFERYIRSHSH, from the coding sequence ATGACAAAAGTACTGATTAATGAAAGTTTTGTAGAAGAAAGCGAGGCAAAAGTCGCTTTTAATGACCGTGGATACAATTTTGGAGACGGTATTTATGAATATGTACGTATTTATGACAACAAGTTATTTACAGCTAAAGAACACTTCGAACGTTTATTACGCAGTGCGAACGAAATCGGTTTAGAATTGAATTACACAGTGGAATCATTGACGGAACTTGTCCGTGAACTCGCACAAGTGAACGATGTGATAAATGGTGGGGTATATATGCAAGTAACGCGTGGTGCTGCACCGCGTGACCATGCTTTTCCAACGCCATCAGTAGAACCTGTATTAACAGCTTTCGTGAAATCATACGATCGTCCGTTTAAAGCGCTTGAAGAGGGTGTGTCAGTCGTTACTACGGATGATATTCGTTGGTTGCGTTGCGATATTAAAAGTTTAAACTTATTAGGTAACGTATTAGCGAAAGAATATGCGACAAAATACAATGCGACTGAAGCGGTTCAACATCGTGATGGTACGGTGACAGAGGGTGCTTCAAGTAATGTTTATGCGATTAAAGATGGTGTCGTATACACACATCCAGCGAACAATTTAATTTTAAACGGGATTACACGTCAAGTGATTAAATGGATTTGTGATGATGAGCAAATTACATTTAAAGACGAAGCATTCTCATTAGCATTTTTGAAGGACGCTGATGAAGTGATCATTTCAAGTACGTCTGCCGAAGTAATGCCAGTCGTTAAAATCGATGGTGAACTGGTTAAGGACGGTAAAGTGGGGCCGATTACAAGACGTTTACAAGAAGGTTTTGAAAGATACATTCGTTCACATTCACACTAA
- the trmB gene encoding tRNA (guanosine(46)-N7)-methyltransferase TrmB yields MRMRNKPWAESYLTAHNDIVDLEAVHAHKVSEWFEQQQPIHIEVGSGMGKFITTLAQQNPHINYVAIERDKNVMIRVLDKVRELNLTNIKLLCNDAVILTDYFRQGEVDRIYLNFSDPWPKKRHAKRRLTYRTFLALYQQILREDGELHFKTDNRGLFAYSLESMSQFGMYFTKINLNLHQEDEGSNIPTEYEHKFSEKGSRIYRMEAKFHSKHTTE; encoded by the coding sequence ATGAGAATGAGAAATAAACCGTGGGCTGAGTCTTACTTAACTGCGCATAACGATATTGTGGATTTAGAAGCAGTGCATGCCCATAAAGTGAGTGAATGGTTTGAACAACAACAGCCGATTCACATTGAAGTGGGATCTGGCATGGGTAAGTTTATTACGACGTTAGCTCAGCAAAATCCACATATTAATTATGTTGCCATTGAAAGAGATAAAAATGTGATGATTCGCGTGCTGGATAAAGTACGTGAACTCAACTTAACGAATATTAAATTATTATGTAACGATGCGGTCATTTTAACAGACTATTTTCGTCAAGGTGAAGTGGACCGAATTTATTTAAACTTTTCTGATCCATGGCCGAAAAAACGACATGCCAAACGTCGATTAACGTATCGGACTTTTTTAGCACTCTATCAACAAATCCTTCGTGAAGATGGCGAGCTTCATTTTAAAACAGATAATCGTGGCTTGTTCGCATACAGCCTTGAAAGTATGTCTCAATTTGGTATGTATTTTACAAAAATCAACTTGAATCTCCATCAAGAAGATGAAGGGAGTAATATTCCGACCGAGTATGAACATAAATTTTCTGAAAAAGGGTCACGTATTTATCGAATGGAAGCAAAATTTCATTCTAAACATACAACCGAATAA
- a CDS encoding M42 family metallopeptidase, giving the protein MCVMSNNTIDKIKTLTEMHGAPNFEHHIREYMKKMMAPYVDAFVDDRMGGFYGVKKSGKPNAKRVMVAAHMDEIGFMITEVTPQGFIKFTALGGVANDIWQGQRLKIMTQQDEEIIGVVANIPKHFRSGKEQAPRIEDLLLDIGESDADAVYNRGIQIGDAIVPHTELLQLSEYRYATKAWDNRYGCVIALELLEQLKDVTLDFDLYVGANVQEEVGLRGAEAAARLVDPDVAFVVDCSPANDMKGRQGLSGVLGEGALLRIKDGTMLLKPAFKTFLLDVALRHGVAYQHYISPGGTDGGAIHKANIGVPTAVIGVCARYIHSTDAVFDIRDYQAAKTWLTASIQTLNLETIEQLQYQ; this is encoded by the coding sequence GTGTGTGTCATGTCGAATAATACAATAGATAAAATCAAAACATTAACGGAAATGCACGGTGCTCCTAACTTTGAGCATCATATCCGTGAATATATGAAGAAAATGATGGCACCTTACGTAGATGCGTTTGTAGATGATCGTATGGGTGGTTTTTATGGCGTGAAAAAAAGTGGTAAGCCGAATGCGAAACGTGTCATGGTCGCGGCACATATGGACGAAATCGGTTTTATGATTACTGAGGTGACACCACAAGGCTTCATCAAGTTTACTGCACTTGGTGGTGTCGCAAATGACATTTGGCAAGGTCAACGCTTAAAAATTATGACGCAACAAGACGAAGAAATCATCGGTGTCGTTGCGAATATCCCAAAACATTTTAGAAGTGGAAAGGAACAAGCACCTCGAATTGAAGACTTACTCCTCGATATTGGAGAAAGCGATGCTGACGCTGTATACAATAGAGGCATTCAAATTGGAGATGCGATTGTGCCTCATACAGAACTCTTACAATTATCAGAGTATCGATATGCCACAAAGGCTTGGGATAATCGTTATGGTTGTGTCATCGCGTTAGAGTTGTTAGAACAGTTAAAAGATGTGACATTAGACTTTGATTTGTACGTCGGTGCGAATGTTCAGGAAGAAGTCGGTCTCCGTGGCGCAGAAGCAGCAGCGCGTCTAGTGGATCCGGATGTGGCATTCGTTGTTGACTGCTCCCCTGCGAATGACATGAAAGGACGTCAAGGTTTATCCGGCGTGCTCGGAGAAGGGGCATTATTACGTATTAAAGATGGCACGATGTTGTTGAAACCGGCATTTAAAACATTTTTACTAGACGTTGCGTTACGTCATGGTGTCGCGTATCAACATTACATTTCACCGGGCGGTACTGATGGTGGTGCAATTCATAAAGCGAATATCGGTGTCCCTACAGCTGTCATCGGTGTATGCGCACGTTATATTCATAGCACTGATGCTGTATTTGATATTCGAGATTATCAAGCAGCCAAAACATGGTTAACGGCATCCATTCAAACATTAAATCTTGAAACGATAGAACAATTACAATATCAATAG
- a CDS encoding DNA translocase FtsK, giving the protein MSWFDQLFGEDDKDQSSQRSTRRRKSEASREQKHASFVQQSQDVYQRPRGKFRFPIEMHDEEMERQHQQTNTTQEHDVTMHTPSHHRRPSFTVDRQHRRHRGVQQVHYYEQQQTCDTSPTHRSHHQNDYTFNAQSSQRSKKTKRNSDDFVVKANYHQKPFQASEVPSAIFGTKQPKKIENSGLNQPPGARKSKHQTQKSEQAVQQSISKARSTASTQNQTTARTGKSKSPSRRQNTIHFENIYASQIVEEIRREREKKMLQKKNFKEALKKKRESYEQHANPDIQKAIDEMYSAQARQLLGDQYAESADEKISEDTHYGGTLGATTEQNDDASTFDPGFEYEEVDLSEVVSENDVDSNMLTNEEIAENGFDIEEVPLDNVSQSSQEDEVQQHHDTHEQVASASKQTTEYNSETDASDIEFEVVEVENDASLDEMETDETVSEQVDNADDSDSTGEVVQDDDIDEQLAQQAVTMPKLEPELKPEFVPSDETFEKTDENDDKPQDDALKTEQPSVELKLSQQIEQPKSYKLPIRKGSKPFNVVMTPSDKKRLMSRQQQAKKEETIVQSSQTATEQPVCPEQPVEQQQSSPQTATEHVHRDTQTEASQQSQPQQEVKTIRRGPNLKLPSLDLLEAPEEHEQDENWIAEKKEELNNAFYYFNVPAEVVNVVEGPSVTRFELSVERGVKVSRITALQDDIKMALAAKDIRIEAPIPGTSLVGIEVPNPQTAKVNISSLLSHTAFKNAESKLTVAMGNRINNDPLLMDIAKTPHALIAGATGSGKSVSINSILISLLYRNHPEELRLLLIDPKMVELAPYNGLPHLVAPVITDVKAATQSLKWAVDEMERRFKLFAHHHVRNISAFNKKVSYDQRIPKIVIVIDELADLMMMAPQDVEQSIARLAQKARACGIHMLVATQRPSVNVITGLIKANIPTRIAFMVSSSVDSRTILDSGGAERLLGYGDMLYLGSGMNKPIRVQGTFVSDEEIDQVVEFIRAQREPEYLFQEKELLEKNEAPSRDERFDEVCQFMVREQHISTSLIQRHFQIGYNRAARIIDQLEQLGYISGANGSKPRDVYLTESELSEL; this is encoded by the coding sequence ATGAGCTGGTTTGATCAATTATTTGGTGAGGATGATAAAGATCAATCGTCACAACGTTCAACACGAAGAAGAAAAAGTGAAGCATCTCGTGAACAGAAACACGCATCTTTTGTCCAACAAAGTCAAGATGTTTATCAACGACCTCGTGGAAAATTCCGGTTTCCAATTGAGATGCATGACGAAGAGATGGAACGTCAGCATCAACAGACAAATACGACTCAAGAACACGATGTGACAATGCATACACCATCACATCATCGTCGTCCTTCCTTTACTGTTGATCGTCAACATCGTAGACATCGGGGTGTGCAACAAGTGCATTACTATGAACAACAGCAAACATGTGATACAAGTCCAACGCATCGAAGTCATCATCAGAACGACTATACATTCAATGCGCAATCTTCACAGCGTTCAAAAAAAACAAAACGGAACAGTGATGATTTTGTCGTTAAGGCGAATTATCATCAAAAACCATTCCAAGCGAGTGAAGTACCGTCTGCCATTTTTGGTACGAAGCAACCGAAAAAAATTGAAAACAGTGGATTGAATCAACCACCAGGAGCACGTAAATCAAAGCATCAGACACAAAAAAGTGAACAGGCAGTACAACAATCAATATCAAAAGCTCGGTCAACAGCGTCGACACAAAACCAAACAACAGCACGTACTGGAAAATCCAAATCACCTTCACGTCGTCAAAATACGATTCATTTCGAAAACATTTATGCTTCTCAAATAGTTGAGGAGATACGTCGAGAACGTGAGAAGAAAATGTTACAGAAGAAAAACTTCAAAGAGGCGCTTAAAAAGAAACGAGAATCCTATGAACAACATGCGAATCCTGATATTCAAAAAGCGATTGACGAAATGTATTCTGCACAAGCACGTCAACTGCTAGGTGATCAATATGCTGAGTCCGCTGATGAAAAAATCTCTGAGGATACACACTACGGAGGGACATTAGGTGCAACGACTGAACAAAATGATGATGCCTCTACATTTGATCCCGGTTTTGAATATGAAGAGGTCGATTTATCGGAAGTGGTGTCAGAAAACGATGTTGACAGCAATATGTTGACAAATGAAGAGATTGCTGAAAATGGATTTGATATTGAAGAGGTGCCGCTTGACAATGTGTCTCAATCATCTCAAGAGGATGAGGTACAACAACATCATGATACCCATGAACAAGTAGCATCAGCTTCTAAACAAACGACAGAATACAATTCTGAAACTGACGCTTCGGATATTGAATTTGAAGTCGTTGAAGTTGAAAATGATGCATCACTTGATGAAATGGAGACTGACGAAACGGTTAGTGAACAGGTTGATAATGCAGATGATAGTGATTCAACGGGTGAAGTTGTACAAGATGATGACATAGACGAACAATTAGCACAACAAGCTGTTACAATGCCGAAACTTGAGCCTGAGTTGAAGCCAGAGTTTGTACCATCAGATGAAACATTTGAAAAAACTGATGAAAATGACGATAAACCTCAAGACGATGCGCTAAAAACTGAACAACCATCTGTGGAACTAAAACTGTCACAACAAATCGAACAACCAAAATCGTATAAACTGCCGATTCGAAAAGGAAGTAAACCATTTAACGTTGTCATGACACCTTCAGATAAAAAGAGATTAATGTCACGCCAACAACAGGCAAAAAAAGAGGAAACAATAGTTCAATCTTCACAAACCGCAACTGAGCAACCAGTGTGTCCTGAACAACCTGTTGAACAACAACAATCGTCACCTCAAACGGCAACTGAACATGTACATAGAGACACACAAACGGAAGCCAGTCAGCAGTCACAACCACAACAAGAAGTGAAAACTATTCGTCGTGGACCGAATTTGAAGTTGCCGAGTCTTGATTTACTTGAAGCACCTGAAGAACATGAACAAGATGAAAATTGGATTGCTGAGAAAAAAGAAGAACTCAATAACGCATTCTACTACTTTAATGTACCAGCAGAAGTCGTGAATGTTGTCGAGGGACCAAGTGTGACGCGTTTTGAATTGTCGGTGGAGCGTGGCGTTAAAGTTTCACGAATTACAGCATTACAAGACGATATTAAAATGGCACTTGCAGCAAAAGATATTCGTATAGAAGCCCCAATTCCTGGCACAAGTTTAGTCGGCATTGAAGTCCCTAACCCACAAACGGCGAAAGTCAATATAAGTTCTTTATTAAGTCATACGGCATTCAAAAATGCTGAATCCAAATTGACCGTAGCGATGGGGAATCGTATCAATAATGACCCATTGTTGATGGATATTGCGAAAACACCACATGCCTTAATTGCGGGTGCGACAGGCTCAGGTAAATCTGTGTCAATTAACAGTATTTTAATTTCATTATTGTATCGCAATCATCCAGAAGAGCTGAGACTTTTACTCATTGACCCTAAAATGGTAGAGCTTGCACCGTATAATGGCTTGCCACATTTAGTTGCACCTGTCATTACAGACGTAAAAGCTGCTACACAAAGTTTGAAATGGGCTGTCGATGAAATGGAACGTCGTTTTAAATTGTTTGCACATCATCACGTTCGAAACATTTCTGCCTTCAATAAAAAAGTAAGTTATGATCAACGTATACCTAAAATTGTCATCGTGATTGATGAATTGGCTGACTTGATGATGATGGCACCACAAGATGTTGAACAATCCATTGCACGATTAGCTCAAAAGGCACGTGCTTGTGGTATTCATATGCTTGTCGCGACACAACGTCCATCAGTGAACGTCATCACGGGATTAATTAAAGCAAATATTCCAACTCGTATTGCATTTATGGTATCATCTAGTGTGGACTCTAGAACAATACTGGATAGTGGCGGTGCTGAACGTTTACTTGGCTATGGCGATATGCTGTATTTAGGAAGTGGTATGAACAAACCTATCAGAGTACAAGGAACATTTGTGTCAGATGAAGAAATTGATCAAGTTGTTGAATTCATCCGTGCTCAACGCGAGCCAGAATACTTATTTCAAGAAAAAGAGTTGTTAGAAAAAAATGAGGCACCTAGCAGAGATGAACGCTTTGATGAAGTGTGCCAATTTATGGTGCGAGAACAACATATTTCAACGTCATTAATTCAACGCCATTTCCAAATCGGTTATAACCGTGCAGCACGCATTATTGATCAACTCGAACAATTAGGTTATATCTCAGGCGCAAATGGTTCTAAACCACGTGATGTTTATTTGACAGAGTCGGAATTAAGTGAGCTTTAA
- a CDS encoding DUF1444 domain-containing protein, with amino-acid sequence MNVFKMRDLIKSRLTHLDVDYQFNRDEESLRIYRQDNHKGITVKLSPVVAKYNKGQENIVDEIIYYVEETIQQMKDESHKTLDEIRVMPVIRATSFDRQTKEGKAFITEPHTAETRVYYALDLGKSYRLIDEDLMQSLNLSQQQLKEMAMFNVRKLENSFTTDEVKGNIFYFINKNDGYDASRIMNAKLLAEFEERCEGEMLVAVPHQDVLLIADIRNKTGYDIMAHLTMEFFAQGLVPITSLSFAYENGHFEPIFILGKNNKQKPNENPNVVHHLRATKDINNNNEE; translated from the coding sequence ATGAATGTCTTTAAAATGAGAGACTTAATCAAATCGCGATTAACACATTTAGACGTCGATTATCAATTTAATCGTGACGAAGAATCATTAAGAATTTATCGACAAGATAATCATAAAGGGATCACTGTTAAACTTTCGCCGGTTGTTGCAAAGTACAATAAAGGACAGGAAAATATTGTTGATGAGATTATTTATTATGTAGAAGAAACGATTCAACAAATGAAAGATGAATCACATAAGACATTAGATGAAATTCGTGTCATGCCTGTGATTCGTGCGACAAGTTTTGATCGACAGACGAAAGAGGGGAAGGCGTTTATTACTGAACCTCACACAGCTGAAACACGCGTGTATTATGCACTCGATCTTGGTAAATCATATCGTTTGATTGATGAAGATTTAATGCAGTCTTTAAATTTGTCCCAGCAACAGCTTAAAGAAATGGCGATGTTTAATGTTAGAAAATTAGAAAATTCATTTACGACTGATGAAGTCAAAGGGAACATTTTTTATTTCATTAATAAAAATGATGGCTATGATGCGAGTCGGATTATGAATGCGAAATTGTTAGCTGAATTTGAAGAACGGTGTGAAGGGGAAATGCTTGTTGCGGTCCCTCATCAAGATGTGTTGCTGATTGCAGATATTCGTAATAAAACAGGTTACGATATTATGGCGCATTTGACGATGGAATTTTTCGCACAAGGGCTTGTTCCGATTACTTCACTCTCTTTTGCTTATGAGAACGGTCATTTCGAACCGATATTTATTTTAGGTAAAAACAACAAGCAGAAACCTAATGAAAATCCAAACGTTGTCCATCATTTGCGAGCAACGAAAGATATTAACAATAATAATGAGGAGTAA